Proteins found in one Seonamhaeicola sp. S2-3 genomic segment:
- the rodA gene encoding rod shape-determining protein RodA, with product MRLTDRHFKFDWITIILFLLLVSFGWLNIASASHTGDTLNYFDFSQSYGKQLIFIFLTFGLIVILLAIDAKFYERFSSVIYILSMLSLVGLFIFGKNVNGATSWYAFGSFTIQPSEFAKAATALAVAKHISDLNTNIKVFKDQLKTFTIIAIPALLVLLQNDTGSTIVYGAFFFVLYREGLPKYYLTIGVSALIIAILALKFGAIFTSIIAGVLIFVFYFFNKKKINFFQSLFIFILSVGISYGVKFFYESILKPHQQDRISLWLRLEKDPAKLEQMKRTFAYNLNESEKAIRSGGFSGKGFMEGTRTTGKFVPEQHTDYIFSTVGEEWGFLGSSFVVILFVLLILRILHLAELQKSQFSRVYGYGVASIIFVHFLINIGMVMGLIPTIGIPLPMFSYGGSGLWAFTILIFIFIKLDSNRINEW from the coding sequence ATGAGGCTAACAGATAGACATTTTAAATTTGATTGGATAACCATTATCCTGTTTCTATTATTGGTTAGTTTTGGGTGGTTAAATATTGCTTCTGCATCACATACTGGAGACACGCTAAATTATTTCGATTTTTCACAATCATACGGTAAACAACTCATTTTTATATTTTTAACCTTTGGTCTTATAGTTATACTTTTAGCCATAGACGCTAAGTTTTATGAACGTTTTTCTAGTGTTATTTACATTTTATCAATGCTATCACTAGTAGGTCTTTTTATATTTGGTAAAAATGTAAACGGCGCTACATCATGGTATGCCTTTGGCAGTTTTACTATTCAACCTAGTGAGTTTGCTAAAGCAGCCACAGCGCTTGCAGTAGCTAAACACATAAGTGACTTAAACACTAATATAAAAGTCTTTAAAGACCAACTAAAAACATTCACTATTATTGCAATTCCTGCATTACTAGTTTTATTACAAAATGACACCGGAAGCACCATTGTTTATGGTGCCTTCTTTTTTGTTTTATATAGAGAAGGCTTGCCAAAATACTATCTAACCATTGGAGTTTCTGCTTTAATTATAGCTATTTTAGCTCTAAAATTTGGAGCCATTTTTACATCAATTATAGCAGGTGTACTCATTTTTGTTTTCTATTTTTTTAATAAAAAGAAAATTAATTTTTTTCAGTCACTCTTTATTTTTATACTATCTGTAGGAATCTCTTATGGAGTAAAATTCTTTTACGAATCTATTTTAAAACCACACCAGCAAGACCGCATTAGTTTATGGTTACGCCTAGAAAAAGACCCCGCAAAACTAGAGCAAATGAAAAGAACATTTGCTTACAACTTAAACGAGTCTGAAAAAGCCATAAGATCTGGTGGTTTTAGTGGCAAAGGCTTTATGGAAGGTACCAGAACCACAGGTAAATTTGTACCAGAACAACATACCGATTATATTTTTAGTACTGTTGGCGAAGAATGGGGTTTTTTAGGTTCTTCTTTTGTTGTAATTCTGTTTGTTCTACTCATTTTAAGAATTTTACATTTAGCTGAATTACAAAAATCACAATTTAGTAGAGTGTATGGTTATGGTGTTGCCTCTATTATTTTTGTTCATTTTTTAATTAATATTGGTATGGTAATGGGGTTAATACCAACTATTGGCATTCCGTTACCTATGTTTAGTTATGGTGGCTCTGGGCTATGGGCTTTTACCATTTTAATATTTATCTTTATTAAATTAGATTCCAATCGTATAAACGAATGGTAG
- the def gene encoding peptide deformylase, with amino-acid sequence MKKSFLIVIGIFLIIGCSSTKNASKSSFSKTEITLITSADSLTPMRVYKITNKKDSVLLRTKSTYIKPNSKDKVQQMLIKRLYATVTDSMSLGVGIAAPQVGILKNIIWVQRFDKENFPFEVYLNPKITKYSEEKLTVKEGCLSIPDRTETLNCRSKTINIEYDTANAEHKTETIEGFTSVIFQHEIDHLNGILYLDHLDKEINDAKRVRD; translated from the coding sequence ATGAAAAAAAGTTTCTTAATAGTTATTGGAATATTTTTAATTATTGGGTGTTCTAGTACTAAAAACGCTTCAAAAAGCAGTTTCTCTAAAACAGAAATTACGTTAATTACATCGGCCGATTCTTTAACCCCAATGCGTGTTTATAAAATTACCAACAAAAAAGATTCTGTTTTACTACGTACAAAAAGCACTTATATAAAACCCAATTCAAAAGATAAGGTGCAACAAATGTTAATTAAAAGACTATATGCTACAGTTACAGATAGTATGTCTTTAGGTGTTGGCATTGCAGCACCACAAGTTGGTATTTTAAAAAATATTATTTGGGTACAACGATTTGATAAAGAAAATTTTCCGTTTGAAGTGTATTTAAACCCCAAGATTACCAAATATTCTGAAGAAAAATTAACTGTAAAAGAAGGCTGCCTATCTATTCCTGATAGAACAGAAACTTTAAATTGTAGATCTAAAACTATTAATATTGAATATGACACCGCTAATGCTGAGCATAAAACTGAAACTATTGAAGGTTTTACATCTGTTATTTTTCAGCACGAAATAGACCATTTAAATGGTATCTTATATTTAGATCATTTAGACAAAGAAATTAACGACGCTAAACGCGTTAGGGATTGA
- the gldC gene encoding gliding motility protein GldC, whose protein sequence is MPKTHTSKIELNVELDENRVPEKLFWSAEDGGITNQESKAMMLSVWDSKAQESLRIDLWTKDMPVDEMKVFFHQTLVAMSNTFNRATQDEKMTATMKDFCDYFAEKLELKK, encoded by the coding sequence ATGCCTAAAACACACACCTCTAAGATAGAATTGAATGTAGAATTAGATGAAAATAGAGTGCCAGAAAAACTATTTTGGTCTGCAGAAGATGGCGGTATCACTAACCAAGAATCTAAAGCCATGATGCTTAGTGTTTGGGATTCTAAAGCGCAAGAGTCTTTACGTATAGATTTATGGACTAAAGATATGCCAGTTGATGAAATGAAAGTGTTTTTTCATCAAACCTTAGTTGCTATGAGTAATACCTTTAATAGAGCTACGCAAGACGAAAAAATGACAGCTACCATGAAAGATTTTTGCGATTATTTTGCCGAAAAGTTAGAACTTAAAAAGTAA
- the gldB gene encoding gliding motility lipoprotein GldB, with protein MKNLLLFLLLAVTVYSCKKNNQLEADIAQINIDVEVERFDQFFAETNAETLPKLKKAYPFMFSKKYKDSFWLAKINDTLQQMLSSEVNKTFSNFSDTEAEIESLFNHIKYYFEAFNPPRVITTTSDVDYRNRVIVTDTIAIIALDNYLGSNHEFYTNIPKYIKSHFKKEQIVVDLATEYAKKYIHQAPNKTLLDEMIYFGKQLYFKDVIIPFKTEAQRIGYTKDELNWANINESDIWRYFVERELLFSTDSKLPSRFINPAPFTKFYLEDIDANSPGRLGQYIGWKMVRAYMNQNKVSLKKMLITSAEEIYNNTKYKPNK; from the coding sequence ATGAAAAACCTATTATTATTTTTATTATTAGCCGTAACTGTATATTCATGTAAAAAAAATAATCAACTTGAAGCTGATATTGCACAAATAAATATTGATGTTGAAGTTGAAAGATTTGACCAATTTTTTGCAGAAACCAATGCAGAAACCCTTCCTAAATTAAAGAAAGCATATCCGTTTATGTTTTCAAAAAAATATAAAGACTCGTTTTGGTTAGCTAAAATTAATGATACATTACAGCAAATGTTATCTTCAGAGGTAAATAAAACCTTTAGCAATTTTAGTGATACAGAAGCTGAAATTGAATCACTATTTAATCATATAAAATATTATTTTGAAGCATTTAACCCACCAAGAGTTATTACTACTACCAGTGATGTTGATTACAGAAATAGAGTCATAGTAACAGATACTATTGCTATTATTGCTTTAGATAATTATTTAGGAAGCAATCACGAGTTCTATACTAATATCCCTAAATATATTAAAAGTCATTTTAAAAAAGAACAAATAGTAGTTGATTTAGCTACAGAATATGCCAAAAAATATATTCATCAAGCGCCAAATAAAACCTTATTAGATGAAATGATATACTTTGGAAAACAGTTGTATTTTAAAGATGTAATCATTCCTTTTAAAACCGAAGCACAACGCATTGGGTACACAAAAGATGAGCTAAATTGGGCAAACATCAATGAGAGTGATATATGGCGCTATTTTGTAGAACGCGAATTACTTTTTAGTACAGATTCTAAATTACCTAGCAGATTTATAAACCCAGCACCATTTACCAAATTTTATTTAGAAGATATAGATGCCAATTCTCCAGGTAGGTTAGGGCAGTATATCGGATGGAAAATGGTTAGAGCTTACATGAATCAAAATAAGGTATCGCTTAAAAAAATGCTAATTACCAGTGCCGAAGAAATTTATAATAACACCAAATATAAACCTAATAAATAA
- the nadE gene encoding NAD(+) synthase: MQTEKVVNHIVNWLKDYATNAGVNGFVVGVSGGIDSAVTSTLCAKTGMNVLVVEMPIHQAKSHVSRAQEHIKQLKTRFDNVSDTRTDLTPVFDEFKTEVFLDGDQATVDMALANTRARLRMTTLYYYAGLYKLLVAGTGNKVEDFGVGFYTKYGDGGVDLSPIADLLKSEVYQLGEALEVPESIMNAAPSDGLFGDARSDEDQIGASYPELEWAMKMDNEGKTESDFEGRKQAVFKIYKRFNTANKHKMIPIPVCNIPNNYK; encoded by the coding sequence ATGCAAACAGAAAAAGTTGTTAATCATATTGTTAATTGGTTAAAAGATTATGCTACAAATGCTGGTGTAAACGGATTTGTTGTTGGCGTTTCTGGCGGCATAGATTCTGCCGTCACTTCAACTTTATGTGCCAAAACAGGCATGAATGTTTTAGTTGTTGAAATGCCTATACACCAAGCCAAAAGCCATGTAAGCAGAGCCCAAGAACATATTAAGCAGTTAAAAACAAGGTTTGATAACGTTAGCGATACACGTACCGATTTAACCCCTGTTTTTGATGAATTTAAAACAGAAGTATTTCTTGATGGTGACCAAGCTACAGTAGATATGGCATTAGCCAACACCCGTGCTAGATTAAGAATGACTACGTTATACTACTATGCCGGACTTTACAAACTTTTAGTAGCAGGGACAGGCAATAAAGTTGAAGATTTTGGCGTTGGGTTTTACACCAAATACGGAGATGGTGGGGTAGATTTAAGCCCCATTGCAGACCTTTTAAAATCTGAAGTTTACCAATTAGGTGAAGCTTTAGAAGTACCAGAGTCTATTATGAATGCTGCCCCTAGCGATGGTTTATTTGGTGATGCCAGAAGTGATGAAGACCAAATAGGCGCCTCTTACCCAGAGCTTGAATGGGCTATGAAAATGGATAATGAAGGCAAAACAGAATCTGATTTTGAAGGCAGAAAACAAGCTGTTTTTAAAATATATAAAAGGTTTAATACAGCCAATAAACACAAAATGATTCCTATACCTGTTTGTAATATTCCTAATAATTACAAATAA
- a CDS encoding response regulator transcription factor, protein MIKLLIADNHPITRKGLEVLFSASSDIKIVGSVDDGEAILEFIKKNPVDIILTETDLPKLNGLTLLRHLKNDYPDIKTIIFSSQPEEVYAINAIKAGASGYISKTVNVITINEAILKVYEGGIYLSNELTQQLAFGNRVGKSTGSFYKKLSTREAEVLKLLTIGRKNKEISKELDINEKTVSTYKARLMRKLKVTNLVDLVNQAKLTQQL, encoded by the coding sequence ATGATAAAGTTATTAATAGCAGACAATCACCCTATTACAAGAAAAGGACTTGAAGTACTTTTCTCTGCCTCTTCTGACATTAAAATTGTTGGAAGCGTAGACGATGGCGAAGCCATCCTTGAATTTATTAAGAAAAATCCAGTTGACATTATTTTAACTGAGACCGATCTTCCTAAACTTAATGGTTTAACCCTGTTACGTCATTTAAAAAATGACTACCCAGATATTAAAACTATTATTTTTAGTAGTCAGCCAGAAGAAGTATATGCCATAAATGCCATTAAAGCTGGTGCTTCTGGTTATATTTCTAAAACGGTAAATGTTATTACAATAAATGAAGCCATTTTAAAAGTTTATGAAGGTGGTATTTATTTAAGTAATGAGCTAACGCAACAATTGGCATTTGGAAATCGTGTTGGAAAAAGCACTGGATCTTTCTATAAAAAACTGTCTACCAGAGAAGCCGAAGTGCTTAAACTTTTAACTATTGGTAGAAAAAACAAAGAAATTTCTAAAGAACTTGATATTAACGAAAAAACCGTTAGTACTTACAAAGCGCGTTTAATGCGTAAGCTTAAAGTTACTAATTTGGTAGATTTGGTTAATCAAGCTAAACTTACCCAGCAGTTATAA